A genomic window from Erythrobacter sp. BLCC-B19 includes:
- a CDS encoding tetratricopeptide repeat-containing sulfotransferase family protein, translated as MQPAPPTATLPPALAEAIRLRQAGDAAGALALAERHASPSEAGAPFLAIAGLAALELGDGARALSHLEPLARMRPDDEEIRGDYAKALLAVGREDDALALSAGSALPALARIEAWVRQQRSEFGPAVAAYARVLQGEPTDAASWNNLGNIHAGAGHFDQAITAFEHAITYQPDEPGMYLNLADVLRRADLGGPRLKVARDVAELAPDNRAVQTELAMALAHNELLDEAIAVLEAAVARWPEFGESHLELGRLYEATNRTEALAALLASLDPATTPPEAAFLHAWLAQREGRFEDAARHAEAIPPTIHPMRREALIGNIAERLGDSARAFAAFTAMNAAAIAEAPPRRGPSYREGVEADLARWTPGWAARWTPPISPDPAHRDPVFLVGFPRSGTTLLDTMLMGLPDLGVLEERPMLAETLRMAGNADLAALTASQCAQLRAAYFDSARRNGWDGNRWLVDKHPLNMARAVAIHRIFPQARFILAERHPADVVLSCFMANFTLNHAMRSFTELEEAARTYDTVFRAWHRAGELFPINAHAVRYERLVEDPRGELQPLVEWLGLGWDDRLLDHTETARSRGRVRTASYAQIGEQLYTRARGRWQRYGDQLAPVMSILAPWAERMGYDA; from the coding sequence ATGCAACCCGCCCCCCCGACTGCCACTCTGCCGCCTGCCCTTGCCGAAGCGATCCGTCTGCGGCAGGCGGGCGATGCCGCAGGCGCGCTGGCACTGGCCGAGCGCCATGCCAGCCCCAGTGAGGCGGGCGCACCTTTCCTTGCGATTGCCGGCCTTGCCGCGCTCGAACTGGGCGATGGCGCGCGGGCGCTTTCGCACCTTGAGCCGCTCGCCCGGATGCGACCCGATGATGAGGAAATTCGCGGCGACTATGCCAAGGCGCTGCTGGCGGTGGGACGCGAGGATGATGCGCTGGCGCTTTCGGCTGGCTCTGCCTTGCCTGCGCTTGCTCGGATCGAGGCGTGGGTCCGCCAGCAGCGCAGCGAATTCGGCCCCGCGGTCGCCGCCTATGCCCGCGTGTTGCAGGGCGAGCCGACCGATGCGGCAAGCTGGAACAACCTCGGCAATATCCACGCCGGCGCCGGGCATTTCGATCAGGCGATCACGGCCTTCGAGCACGCGATCACCTATCAGCCCGACGAGCCGGGAATGTATCTCAACCTCGCCGACGTGCTGCGCCGCGCTGACCTTGGCGGGCCGCGCCTCAAGGTCGCGCGCGATGTCGCCGAGCTCGCGCCCGACAACCGCGCCGTGCAGACCGAGCTGGCGATGGCGCTGGCACATAACGAGCTGCTCGACGAAGCCATCGCGGTGTTGGAAGCGGCGGTGGCGCGTTGGCCGGAATTCGGCGAGTCCCATCTCGAACTCGGGCGACTCTACGAGGCGACCAACCGCACCGAGGCGCTGGCCGCGCTGCTGGCGAGCCTCGATCCCGCCACGACCCCGCCCGAAGCCGCCTTCCTCCACGCCTGGCTCGCCCAGCGCGAGGGGCGGTTCGAAGATGCCGCGCGCCATGCCGAGGCAATCCCGCCGACGATCCACCCGATGCGGCGCGAGGCGCTGATCGGCAATATCGCCGAGCGGCTGGGCGATAGCGCGCGCGCTTTTGCGGCCTTCACCGCGATGAACGCCGCCGCCATCGCCGAGGCGCCGCCGCGCAGGGGGCCGAGTTACCGCGAGGGCGTGGAAGCCGATCTGGCGCGCTGGACGCCCGGTTGGGCCGCGCGCTGGACGCCGCCGATCAGCCCCGACCCTGCGCACCGCGATCCGGTGTTCCTCGTCGGCTTCCCGCGCTCGGGCACGACCTTGCTCGATACGATGCTGATGGGCCTGCCCGATCTGGGCGTGCTCGAAGAACGCCCGATGCTGGCCGAGACCTTGCGCATGGCCGGCAATGCCGATCTGGCCGCGCTGACCGCAAGCCAATGCGCCCAGCTGCGCGCCGCCTATTTCGACAGCGCCCGCCGCAATGGCTGGGACGGGAACCGCTGGCTGGTCGACAAGCACCCGCTTAACATGGCGCGCGCGGTCGCGATCCACCGGATCTTCCCGCAGGCGCGCTTCATCCTCGCCGAGCGGCACCCGGCGGACGTGGTGCTGAGCTGCTTCATGGCGAACTTCACGCTCAACCACGCGATGCGCAGCTTCACCGAGCTTGAGGAAGCCGCGCGCACCTATGACACGGTGTTCCGCGCCTGGCACCGCGCGGGCGAGCTGTTCCCGATCAACGCCCACGCCGTGCGTTACGAGCGGCTGGTCGAAGATCCGCGCGGCGAATTGCAGCCGCTGGTGGAATGGCTGGGGCTTGGCTGGGACGACCGCCTGCTCGACCACACCGAAACCGCACGCAGCCGCGGACGGGTGCGCACCGCAAGCTATGCCCAGATCGGCGAGCAGCTCTACACCCGCGCGCGCGGTCGCTGGCAGCGCTACGGCGATCAGCTCGCGCCCGTCATGTCGATCCTTGCGCCCTGGGCCGAACGGATGGGCTACGACGCCTGA